The Dehalococcoidia bacterium genome contains a region encoding:
- a CDS encoding ubiquitin-like small modifier protein 1, with amino-acid sequence MTVEVKVTSVLQRIVGAKSVEGEGKTVGELLDSIERRYPGFKSQITQPDGSLHRFVNIYINDEDIRFLQSLETPVKDGDVLSILPALAGG; translated from the coding sequence TTGACTGTCGAGGTAAAGGTCACGTCCGTGCTCCAGCGAATCGTCGGCGCCAAGTCCGTGGAGGGTGAGGGCAAGACGGTCGGCGAGCTGCTGGACAGCATCGAGAGGCGCTACCCGGGCTTCAAGAGCCAGATCACCCAGCCCGATGGCTCCCTCCACCGCTTCGTCAACATCTACATCAACGACGAGGACATTCGTTTCCTCCAGTCCCTCGAGACACCCGTGAAGGATGGAGACGTACTCTCCATCCTTCCCGCGCTGGCGGGCGGATAG
- a CDS encoding cysteine synthase family protein codes for MTLYRSLLDAVGNTPLVELPNLSPSADVRFFAKLEGYNPTGSVKDRIAKFMVEQAERDGILKPGQKLLEPTSGNTGISLAFVAKLKGYKLTVVLPDNAGDERTNLLRSYGAEIIYSPGLKGTNGSIEVAREIAARDPSYVMLYQYGNQANPRAHYETTGPEILRDLPEVDVFIAGLGTGGTLTGTGRYLKDMKPSVKVIAAAPHPGDLVQGLRSLEEGFIPPVFDPTVLDGRIVVDSRNSFAATKELLEKEGIFAGISSGAVLRVAQRYATRLERGNIVMLMADGGWKYLSTNLWTTDYSDLPADIDSKVWW; via the coding sequence ATGACCCTCTACCGCTCCCTCCTGGACGCCGTCGGTAACACGCCCCTGGTCGAGTTGCCGAACCTCAGCCCGTCCGCCGACGTGCGCTTCTTCGCGAAGCTCGAAGGCTACAACCCTACCGGCAGCGTCAAGGACCGCATCGCAAAGTTCATGGTCGAACAGGCGGAGAGAGATGGAATCCTGAAGCCGGGCCAGAAGCTGCTCGAGCCAACCAGCGGCAACACCGGCATCTCGCTCGCCTTCGTCGCCAAGCTCAAGGGCTACAAGCTCACCGTCGTTTTGCCCGACAACGCCGGCGACGAACGCACCAACCTCCTGCGCTCCTACGGCGCCGAGATCATCTACTCGCCCGGCCTCAAGGGCACCAACGGCTCCATCGAGGTCGCCCGGGAAATCGCCGCCAGGGACCCGAGCTACGTGATGCTCTACCAGTACGGCAACCAGGCGAATCCCCGCGCCCACTACGAGACGACCGGCCCCGAGATCCTGCGCGACCTCCCCGAGGTCGACGTCTTCATCGCCGGCCTCGGCACGGGCGGCACCCTCACCGGCACCGGGCGCTATCTCAAGGACATGAAGCCCTCGGTGAAGGTAATCGCCGCCGCCCCCCATCCCGGCGACCTCGTGCAGGGCCTGCGCAGCCTGGAGGAAGGCTTCATCCCGCCCGTCTTCGACCCAACCGTCCTTGACGGCCGCATCGTAGTCGACTCCCGCAACTCGTTCGCCGCCACCAAGGAGCTATTGGAGAAGGAAGGCATCTTCGCCGGCATCTCCTCCGGCGCCGTCCTCCGCGTCGCCCAGCGCTACGCCACGCGCCTCGAGCGCGGCAACATCGTCATGCTCATGGCCGACGGCGGCTGGAAGTACCTCTCCACGAACCTCTGGACGACCGACTACTCAGACCTCCCCGCCGATATCGACTCGAAGGTCTGGTGGTGA
- a CDS encoding EamA/RhaT family transporter: protein MAPEWLWIPLTVWAGFAQTLRNAAQRHLVGQVGTLGATLVRFLYGLPFAAIWFLVVLMLREASVPGVSPAFVAWVVEGGACQIVATALLLRVMADRNFGLGVAYSKTELVQVTVFAAVFLADPVTLATVVAVGLATLGVLMLSPVEPSRPLASFVTGWASRPALLGFASGAGFALAAVGYRGAALELDAPYALAAAYTLLWAQTVQVLLLGGWLLLRNLPVLVALAREWRTSAFAGFMGTAASAGWFTAMAIEPVAHVRTLGLVELLFSLAVARRFFRERLTGLEVVGVGLLAVGLVVITLSA, encoded by the coding sequence TTGGCGCCGGAGTGGCTCTGGATACCTCTGACCGTGTGGGCGGGTTTCGCCCAGACGCTGCGGAACGCCGCCCAGCGGCACCTGGTCGGCCAGGTGGGCACGCTGGGGGCGACGCTCGTCAGGTTCCTGTACGGCCTCCCCTTCGCGGCGATCTGGTTCCTCGTGGTCCTCATGCTCCGCGAGGCGAGCGTACCGGGCGTCAGTCCTGCCTTCGTGGCCTGGGTGGTCGAGGGCGGCGCCTGCCAGATCGTGGCCACGGCGCTGCTCCTGAGGGTGATGGCCGACCGCAATTTCGGGCTGGGCGTGGCTTACTCGAAGACGGAGCTGGTTCAGGTGACGGTGTTCGCGGCCGTGTTCCTCGCGGACCCGGTGACGCTGGCGACGGTGGTGGCGGTAGGGCTGGCAACGCTGGGCGTGCTGATGCTATCGCCGGTGGAGCCGTCGCGGCCCTTGGCCTCGTTCGTGACGGGTTGGGCGAGCCGCCCGGCCCTGCTCGGGTTTGCCTCGGGGGCCGGGTTCGCGCTGGCCGCGGTCGGCTACCGGGGCGCGGCGCTGGAACTGGATGCGCCGTACGCGCTGGCGGCAGCGTACACGTTGCTCTGGGCGCAGACCGTACAGGTGCTGCTACTCGGCGGCTGGCTTCTGCTGCGCAATCTGCCTGTGCTCGTGGCCCTGGCGCGCGAGTGGAGGACATCTGCGTTCGCGGGGTTCATGGGGACGGCGGCTTCGGCGGGATGGTTTACGGCGATGGCGATCGAGCCGGTGGCGCACGTGCGGACGCTAGGGCTGGTGGAGCTGCTGTTCAGCCTGGCGGTGGCGCGGCGATTCTTTCGAGAGCGTCTGACGGGGCTGGAGGTGGTCGGCGTGGGGTTGCTGGCGGTGGGGTTGGTGGTAATCACGCTGTCCGCCTAG